DNA from Candidatus Scalindua japonica:
CGAGACTTTAGCAATAACTTACTAAACTCTTCCTTTTCACTGATAACCTTTGACAATTTTGTTTCAACCTTTGCAACCTTTTCCTTCTCAACCTTTACCAATTGCCTGATTTTTTTGGCCTCAGCTTTGGCATACAACGTTGATTGAATGGCTTTCTCCCTTTCCTTATCCAATGCGGAAATTTCATTCTTTAGTTCCAGGACCTGTGCGTGAGATTTTTCCGATTCTTGTTCAGCCTGGATCTTCGACTCTTTTAGCTTGTTATAATCATCAACGGTTAAATAACTGTTATGAAACGGATTTACCTGGCTGAGGGTAGTCAGGTAAAGAATCAGAAAGATATCACACATACCAACAAGAAATATTCTCATAATAATTTATACCTCTTCAACAAAACCTGGAGTTGACGTATCCGGCAGAGGAACAATAATGGTAAATTTCGCGAATAAATGTAATAAAATACCGGATATAGTAGTAATATATGCCAATGGAGCAGATAGAGAACCTGTCATAAACTGAGTTAAGCAGACACCCAACAAAGACCCTAACAACCCAAGGTACATCGGCATCTCACAAAGAAATATTATCTCTCTTCTTTCTCTCTGACTTAAACATCCACTCTTTGCCTTTTGTGACGCAAAGAGGATTGGAAACATCTGTAACGCCCCGAATGTCGCGAGAAGGACTAAAATCCACTTGGAGATTACGAATGGCGTGTTGTTTGTACTTTGTGGATTGGTATCAATAAGATATTGGGTATTATTGTCTACCGGAGGTTTGAAATCGGAAATCGGTCCGGGAGAGACCACAAGATAACCGATAAAACCAAGTAACAAGATAAACAATACCAAGAGAGGTATAAAGATATGGAGCGCCCCTGAATTCCCGCTATAGTTCATTATTGGTTCTTCAATATTCTCTTCTTTATTGGTCACAATTTGTTCCCTCTTTCTTTTTGGAGTTCAGTAATATTCTTTCCTGACAGATCACTATTGTTGGCATTAAGATGGCATTAATAAATTTTACTCTTTTTATCAACCATTTCAAATCAAAACCGATCAATATTAAATATGAGATTTTATTCCGTTACATTGTTGAATGTGATAAAATACTCTTTGTCGTCACTTCCTTCTGACTTATTCGGGTTTCCAATATTTCAAAATTCAAATGACAAAAAACAATGGTAGAGTCTTATCTACATCAATACTCCTGTTAACGTTTTCTCATCTCTTTAATGATTTTTATGCCGGTTTTTTAATGCCTCTTCTCTCCTATTTTCAGTCACATCTCCACTTAACAATAACACAAGTGTCCATATTGCCCACTGTGCTTGCGGTGTTTGGTTCAATCTTGCAGCCCGTATTCGGATTTCTTGGTGACAGGTTCAGCAAGAAACTATTTGTCGTAACCGGTGTTCTCTGTTCCGCAATTTTTATGAGTTGTATAGGTTTTGCGCCAAACTTCATTTTACTTATTTTTATGCTCATATTCGGGGCTTCAGGTGTAGCCTCCTTTCATCCCAATGGAGCGGCTACTGTTGCTGGTCTTATCCAAAACAGATCTACTTTTTTGATGTCTATCTTCCTTATGGCCGGTTGTATAGGGCTGGCCGGAGCGCCATTTATTATCACTTCGATTGTATCTTTCGGTGGTTTTAACAAACTATGGTTATTGTCTTTGCCAGGCGTAATACTGTCTTTAATATTGATTAAGGTTTTACCCGGTTTTCATGGAAATAATAGTAAGACAAGGCTATCTGATTTTAAAATACTTTTTGTCAGAACATCGCGCCCGTTGTGGATTATGTTTTTAATAATGTTTACCCGTTCGGTAGTCATTACAAGTTTTATGAGCTTCATGTCAATCCTTTTTACGGAAAGAGGGCTCACAATGCACAGAAGCGGGATTGCCATATCCACTTTTCTGGTCAGTGGAAGTATCGGCGGTTTGATCGGCGGATATCTTTCTGATAAAATAGGCAGAAAGATCATAATAGCCGGCTCCTCAATCTTTGCTTGTCCTCTACTTTTATGGTTTTTACATGCAGACGGGAATTTTTCGATGATATTATTGGGTTTAAGCGGCATGGTTATTTTTGGAGCTTCTGCTGTTAATATATTAATAGTTCAAAGATTGTGTCCGGACATGGCCAGCTCTATTGCCGGGATCTCAATGGGACTTGTCTGGGGTTCTGCAGGCCTTATGCTCCCTGTAGTCGGGTATATTGCGGACCATCATAATATGTGGACATCCTTAAGGATTGTAGCATTAACGCTTCCGTTAGCAGGAATGCTGGTTTTAATGCTGCCGGATATTGATAGTCCGGCGAAACATCTGAGTAAAGAGTAGTAAATTCTGAGTATTTAGTTTATTATCTCAAATTAAGTCGCTATAGCGACGAAAGACTATCCTTCGACTCCCCGTCCCATCCGGCACAGGCGAGGCACTCGTAATGATGTCACACTGAGCGCCTGCCCGACTTCGTCATTCAGGCGGGGAGTCGAAGTGTAATCAATATTGAAATATACACATATTTTTAAAATACAAAAACATATTCAAAAAGGAACAAAATGGATATATTTATAAAAAACATTGTAGATGTTCTAAAAGTGGAGGTCCCACTTTCTGAGGAAGAGATAGAGGGTTTCATAGAGATCCCTCCTGATCTTGAAAAAGGCGACTATGCGTTTCCATGTTTTGCCATTGCGAAACAGTTAAGGAATGCCCCTGCAAAAATATCCGCCGAACTTGCGCAAAAACTGCCAACCGGTGGAATAATTACTGAAATCAAAGCCATAGGTCCATACCTGAACTTTTATGTCTCCAGGAAAATGATCTTTAAAGCAGTTCTGGATGAGGTATTTACAAAATCAGACTCTTACGGATGTTCGGAATCCGGAGCAGGCAAAACTGCCGTCATTGATTACTCTTCCCCAAACATTGCAAAACACCTGGCAGTACATCATCTCCGTTCTGCGGTAATTGGGAACGCCATTCACAACATATACAAGACCATAGGATATAAATGTATAGGGATAAACCATCTGGGCGATTGGGGTACGCAGTTCGGACAATTAATAGTCGCCTTTAAGAGATGGGGTCCGGACACAAAGGGCCACGTCTCTATAAAAGAGACAGGGCTCGACATCACCAAACTTAACGAACTGTATGTTAAGTTCCATAAGGAGGCCAAAGATAACCCGTCTCTGGAAAATGAGGCCAGAGATTGGTTTAAGAAGCTGGAAAATGGAAATGAAGAGGCGGAGAAAACATGGCAATACTTTAAAGACATCAGTCTGTCAGAGTTTCAAAGGGTATATGAAAAACTGGGCATAACGTTTGATTCATACGCTGGCGAGAGTTTTTATAACAACATGCTTGATGATACAGTTAACAGAATAAAAGATGCGGGGCTGGCTGAAATAAGCGAAGAGGCCCTGATCGTAAACCTTGAAGAGTATGACATGCCCCCCTGTATATTGAGAAAGAAGGATGATGCCAGTCTCTACGCAACCAGGGACATATGTGCCGCTGAATATAGAAAGCGGGAGTATGATTTTAACAAACTTATCTACGTCGTAGGATCAGAACAGAGACTACACTTCAAACAATTCTTCAAAGTCCTTGAACTTATGGGATATGAATGGGTGGACGACTGCGTACACGTAGATTTCGGCCTGATAAAGTTTAAAGGTGGAAAAATGTCCACACGAGAAGGTAAAGTCATCCTGCTGGAAGATCTGCTGGAAGAGTCGTGTAAGATTGCCATGGAAATTATAGAAGGAAAAAATGCGGATCTTGAAAACAAAACGGAAGTGGCAAATCAAGTTGGCATTGGTGCCATAATCTTCTCAGAGCTGAGCACTAAAAGGGTCAAGGATGTCCTGTTCGATTGGGACGAAATCCTTAATTTTGACGGTGAGACCGGCCCATACGTCCAATACACCCATGCAAGGCTCTGCAGTGTATTGAGAAAGTGTGGTGAAACAGCTACAAATGAGGTAAATTTTGATCTCTTTAAAGAAGATGATGAACTGCTGTTAGTCAAAAAACTGGAATTCTTACAATTGACAATAATACGTGCCGCGCGACACTGTGAACCATCGATAATAAGTAAATACCTGCTTGACCTCTGCAGCACATTCAACAGGTTCTACCAACACCACAGGATACTTATTGATGATAGTGAGTTAAAGAAAGCAAGGATTCTATTGATTGATTCCGTCAGACAGGTGATAAAGAATGGCCTAAGCATACTTGGCCTCAAAGCTCCAGAGAGGATGTGATAAAACTTCTTAGACAGGATTCACAGGATGACCAGGATGTTGACAATCTTGATTATAAGGTTTGTCCTTTCACCATTTCAAATAACTTGAAACGATTGACCTATCTGTTGGAAATCTGCTGTTTCCAGCCGTAAGCATTATGCCTGTATTTGTTGAAATTACTTCTTTTCTATCACAAATAGTTCCTGCATTCCTGTTTTCCTTAGAGAAACTTTACTAAGAAAGATAAATTTTGTAATTTCTGTTTGACAGATGATATATACTGATATATTATATTGTTATTGGAGACGCGGGGTAGAGCAGCTTGGTAGCTCGTCGGGCTCATAACCCGGAGGTCGCAGGTTCAAATCCTGTCCCCGCTACCAATTATATAAGGACTTAGGACTTTGTTCTAAGTCCTTTTTTATTGCAGGTGTCCAAAAAGTGTCCATCTTTATAAAATTTCTGCATAAA
Protein-coding regions in this window:
- a CDS encoding MFS transporter, producing the protein MTKNNGRVLSTSILLLTFSHLFNDFYAGFLMPLLSYFQSHLHLTITQVSILPTVLAVFGSILQPVFGFLGDRFSKKLFVVTGVLCSAIFMSCIGFAPNFILLIFMLIFGASGVASFHPNGAATVAGLIQNRSTFLMSIFLMAGCIGLAGAPFIITSIVSFGGFNKLWLLSLPGVILSLILIKVLPGFHGNNSKTRLSDFKILFVRTSRPLWIMFLIMFTRSVVITSFMSFMSILFTERGLTMHRSGIAISTFLVSGSIGGLIGGYLSDKIGRKIIIAGSSIFACPLLLWFLHADGNFSMILLGLSGMVIFGASAVNILIVQRLCPDMASSIAGISMGLVWGSAGLMLPVVGYIADHHNMWTSLRIVALTLPLAGMLVLMLPDIDSPAKHLSKE
- the argS gene encoding arginine--tRNA ligase yields the protein MDIFIKNIVDVLKVEVPLSEEEIEGFIEIPPDLEKGDYAFPCFAIAKQLRNAPAKISAELAQKLPTGGIITEIKAIGPYLNFYVSRKMIFKAVLDEVFTKSDSYGCSESGAGKTAVIDYSSPNIAKHLAVHHLRSAVIGNAIHNIYKTIGYKCIGINHLGDWGTQFGQLIVAFKRWGPDTKGHVSIKETGLDITKLNELYVKFHKEAKDNPSLENEARDWFKKLENGNEEAEKTWQYFKDISLSEFQRVYEKLGITFDSYAGESFYNNMLDDTVNRIKDAGLAEISEEALIVNLEEYDMPPCILRKKDDASLYATRDICAAEYRKREYDFNKLIYVVGSEQRLHFKQFFKVLELMGYEWVDDCVHVDFGLIKFKGGKMSTREGKVILLEDLLEESCKIAMEIIEGKNADLENKTEVANQVGIGAIIFSELSTKRVKDVLFDWDEILNFDGETGPYVQYTHARLCSVLRKCGETATNEVNFDLFKEDDELLLVKKLEFLQLTIIRAARHCEPSIISKYLLDLCSTFNRFYQHHRILIDDSELKKARILLIDSVRQVIKNGLSILGLKAPERM